CGTACTTGTTGGGTTGCTATTTACTcaagaaagaagaaatgaaatcaaGGTACCGTAATGTTACTGAGAAGTATTTATTTCATGGTACCCAGGAGGTAAACAAGGACAGTATTTGCAAAAATAACTTTGACTGGAGGAAACATGGACGTTCGGTAGGCAACATTTTTGGGAAAGGGGTTTCATTTACACCTATTTCTTGTTACGCCAGTCATTATTCAGACAACGGCAACACTCAAAGAATGATGTTTGTGTCTAAAGTTCTAATTGCAAAGGAAATTGTAGGTAACAAGGATATGGTACTACCACCTGTATTTGATTACGAGCGATGTCTTAGGTACGACACTGCTACTAAACACAATGGTCAGGTTATCGTCAAATTCTCAGATTGTGAGTTTTATCCTTCGTATGTTGTATATTACACAGGACAGTATGTAAGAAGGGATAAAGGAAATGGAATTTGGCCATTATGAaactaacttactttttttttttacaatttttgtaagGAAATGAGACAAGTATGTAATTTATCATGTATACGATGTTCCATAAGAACTGTGGTTGTTTTACAGACTTTGTCGGCATGAAGCTCTCGAAATATACTTTAAATAAAAGTgcctcatttaaaaaaataaatcatgcTTGTTATATTGAACActaaatttttattatatttaacaTGTTGTGGACAGCTGCTTGGCTGTCAGTGGTCTCCTTCCATGctttatgttattttttatgtaattaatatcaGGAGAATCTTGTTTAGTTTGCATGTGTTATAAGACTTGCAGAAAATATTGACATTTATAAATCCTAGAGCACATAACATAGTTATTGGGATTATGAATCTGTAACGGGAGCTGTTTACTTTTTTCCTTCTAatagtttaaattttttgttacctATCTCTTCTGCTGCATACACATATTAAAAGTTACACAGTCACTTTAAACTGCAAGGTGTGGAGAGAATGTTGGGATGTAATAAGTCTGTTTCAGTAGAAAGTCATTTGCTAATGATTAGTGTAAACCGTCTCGCCACACAACCAGTGATCCCGGATTAAGTGAATAATGGTCTACTTACGGGAAGTttttcattaattcattcatttattttcagcATTTAAGAAGGCCACTATGCTTTCCAATACAAACTTAAAACAACGTGCTTGAAATCCTTATTTGTAGTGTTCTGTGCATATGTTACTTTTAGagaaaatttctttgtttttgcaTACTGTCAGATGAAGACGATTCTGTACAGAGAATTTACTTCAAAAGTatttattcataaaaagctttataAGTTGTTAGTAGCATGTTACAGAATCCTATGCATTAATTGAATTGTTTAccctaacacatttttttttttcacaaaaaatttctgACTTATTCaagaatgtctctgagcactatgggacttaacatctatggtcatcagtcccctagaacttagaactacttaaacctaactaacctaaggacaccacacaacacccagtcatcacgagggagagaaaatccctgaccccgccgggaatcgaacccgggaacccgggcgtgggaagcaagaacgctaccacacgaccatgtGCTGCGGACTTCTGACTTATTGCTTTAAAGAAGTATTGTAGGTGAATTTGTAACAATATTTGTGGCTCCTTGTGTTTAATCTGatgtttatgttatttatttaattacttcgCCCTAGGTTCCAATATTGAATCCAATCTTCTAATTATAGTAACTTTATAATGCAGTATTTTCCCTTCCTTGGCATGCATTTCAATAAAAGCAATTTTGGCAGGTGTCAAGTTCACATTGTGATCAACCTCACTCTTCTTGCATATGAACACCAAATGAGAACTCAGATCACGATATGCCTTAACTGAAATGTTGAGCAGCTCATGAACTTCAGAAATGATAGACAGCTACTTGTTTAGGCTTTCAGAGTCTCATTCCTCTTCATAGCAACATGACAAGTATGTATCCACTCAGTTGCTGTTAAAAAATAGTTCACTTTATGGATAACACCATGTGATGAAAGTAGAACTGAGCACGATACAGGCCTAGTCATGAAACTACAACTAGTACATCAAGGTTTTTGGagaactgtgaaaaaatgtacAGTTAACACCACAAGACATCCCCATAGTCCAGCAGGGACCAAATCAAAAGAACTATTCTCTGTAAACATATTACTGTTGGGTATCCTATAACCTATAATGGTGTGTTCCGTGATGTACGTTGTTAATTAATACAAAATGCTTTCTATATTTTCTAAAAAAAGCATATTTAATACTGTTCTGATCAGTGCCAAAGCTAAAATCCACTTCATATatatgtatttaaatcagcatcACAGGGAATATctgcagacagactgaaatatgctattgtcagaCCACTTTACATAAAGACGTAATAATAGTTTCCAACTGGTCTCTTGGCTTACATCCTTGAAGGCACTATAAAAGATTGTGTATGCAAGAAGCATAACACACGTTACTCAAAGTAAGATATTTAGTCAGTGACAATTTGGATTTCAAAGTGCTCTCTCCATAGAATATGCCAGTTTTCAATTCACAGATCTGATTATACAGATTTTAAATGATAGTGCATTGCCAGGAGACAATTTCTATGACTTGTTAAAAACATATGATTCTGTAGCTCATAGTATTCTCAAGACAATCTGAAAATAATATCATAAATCTTGGTGGTAACAGGTTTTCATCCTGTATAACTAAAATAATGGAGACTTGCATTAATCTATTGAAGGGGTATAGACAATTAAAAGGCATATTTATGATAGAATAATCACAACATATGTACCAGAGGGATCAATATGGAACCTGCTCTCTTTCTAGCTACGCATTAATAAACTCTCATCATATATCCAAGGGATAGAAATGGTTCTCTTTGCTGACAATGCAAGTATAGCAATAAAGTCTAATGGACTAACTGAAACATTAGAGAATTGAAAACTGATGCCCTGCAAATAGACTGTCACTACATTTAGATAcatcacagtatatacaattcaatACTGCACATGGACAGCAAGCCACGCATTAGTGATCTTAAACTTGTAAGTCCTGCAACTTTTGCATTATAGATATCAgatttttgtaaatgaaaatgttaaaaaattgtcTTACTTTTCTCTAATATCATAGTGCTTCAGATTCTGGGGTAGTTCATAATTCAGGAAATGTTTTTTGTTGCACAGAGAATTATCTAACAAGGATAATATGTTGGGGCCACTAGAATCATTTGTAGACAGAACTGAATAAACAATTTAAATCACTTCAAATATAACTGAAATCATATCTACTTGAGAATTCTACTGCACAGAAGAATTTCTGAATCTGTATTATGAGTGTATTAAAAAATAGAACTCATTGGAGATAATTAGGTGTGAGACACTTTTTGTAGtttaaaaatcttaagaaaacaTAAATGGTCAGCATGTGGCCATAAATCATATAAATGGTCAGCATGCAGCCACATTTCTCACTGAGAAAGTGTTGTATAATTTTAAAACTGACTTGTTTCACATCATAGCAAGAGATCGCAATTATGATCCCCAAAACGTGCAAATAACTCACTTGCTCCTACTCTCATTTCAGGACAATCATTTAAAGCACATAGGAGTAATGCCATCTACATTATGTGTTTAAAGAATGATTATGAAGTAGGTTTCTCATTCAAATACCACATTTGAATATTTGTTATTTATGAGAAACATTTATCTTAAGTTTCATGGAAGGTAATGTCTTATCAGCCTGTGTCAGAATTTGACAGCAGCAGGATTGCAACCTGTCAAGACTGATTTACTTTTCTGTGATTTTGCTGCTTGCATTGGTTGGGATCAACCGTCAAGTGATTGTGGAACTGATCGGTGTGGGTGGACCATACACAACACTGTGAAGGATCTCAGTGCCCCCACAATACTAGCACCCAAGAGGTAGAGGTAATCCTCACTCTATTTTGCAGTACTATATAGCAGTGTTGCCTATCCTGAGTCAGGTAATTGGTTTGTTTGCAGCTATAAAGGTATCCACATGGACAGTGAGATGGCACTGGAGTTCTACGGTGACCATTGCTGTAACATTCCGTGATGTGACTGcagagagagacagcaactgtagTGTGCCCaacaacaacactggacacaggagtggcatcaCACTGTCTTTTCAATGTCTGCAGCATTGTGATGGACATATAAGTATGTGCAGGCTCCAACATTGTTAGATTGTATTTGTCATTGTCATATGGAGCCATCACCTGGCATGATCACTTCCAGTTCCCATAGCCAATAAGGCATTATACAAGGGGTGCTCAGTATGTAATTCACCCCATTCTTTTTCTGAAGGCTGGTTGGTTTTATTCTagattccagtacaccacattatttcACACTTTTGGCTACTGGTACATAACCCTATTTTCCAGTATAATCTGCATTCAATGCAATGGCCTTACACCACCGCCACTTTACAGGAAGGACCTGTGTGCCCACATGGTATCACTCTGCTGCTGGACAACAGATCTAACATCTTGCTgcctcaataacctccccatcttccacatactgcttcccacagagtacatcctccattgggccaaatagatgaaTTTTGGAAGATTTGAGATCACatctgtagggcggatgaggaagaacactccagagaaattttgtgagctcctctagggtgcaCGGATTTGTGTGATGCCTTGCACTGTCATGGAAAAGAAGAATGTGAGCtgtgagatgtttgattgtgatccatcgatcacctcaaatgagagtgtccatgTGTTCCAACACTGCAAAAGTTAACTGTGAGCAGCCAGCTGGCCCACAGGAtattcggacaggtttgcgcgaccttgttgcgatgatgacacacatgACAACCAATGACTCactgtgattttgttcactgccagatctccgtagaaatTCTGCCAGTGTCTATGAATAtttgcggtgctctggttttccaacAAAACAGACTCAGTGACATCTCTGTGTTCGGAATGCACTTCTGTTATAGATGCCAatatagtgccaccacctatcggaataacatgaaactgtaggggctgaagtgggagtaTCCCACCCTGctgcacaacaaattctgcattcttTAAACTAAAACTTGcgagaaaaaaatgtgatgcattacttatgAAATGCCCCTCGTATT
This DNA window, taken from Schistocerca piceifrons isolate TAMUIC-IGC-003096 chromosome 4, iqSchPice1.1, whole genome shotgun sequence, encodes the following:
- the LOC124795219 gene encoding protein mono-ADP-ribosyltransferase PARP12-like; this encodes MGAVLSWFTSDSSNGEPIRPYQPQTYIEAKKRYEPSVPSNYNVRVLPSSSQEYNSFSYYESTLPNHSTLSNLQYVGSGHNQRYSLVKTADSTLHKSVLQLTVEWDPMDANSEFQLYLLPFGTWEYEEIFRLFKRTTQRQFMVHKIYRVQNPYLLGCYLLKKEEMKSRYRNVTEKYLFHGTQEVNKDSICKNNFDWRKHGRSVGNIFGKGVSFTPISCYASHYSDNGNTQRMMFVSKVLIAKEIVGNKDMVLPPVFDYERCLRYDTATKHNGQVIVKFSDCEFYPSYVVYYTGQYVRRDKGNGIWPL